A single Nicotiana tabacum cultivar K326 chromosome 5, ASM71507v2, whole genome shotgun sequence DNA region contains:
- the LOC107819010 gene encoding cytokinin riboside 5'-monophosphate phosphoribohydrolase LOG3-like (The RefSeq protein has 2 substitutions compared to this genomic sequence) translates to MERESDVVKVSKFKRICVFCGSSQGKKSSYQDAAIQLGKELVSRNIDLVYGGGSIGLMVLVSQAVHDGGRHVIGVIPKTLMPRELTGETVGEVKAVADMHQRKAEMAKHSDAFIALPGGYGTLEELLEVITWAQLGIHDKPVGLLNVDGYYNSLLSFIDKAVDEGFICPNARHIIVSAPTPKELVKKLEEYVPCHERVASKLSWEMEQLGYPQAQEMAR, encoded by the exons atggagaGGGAGAGTGATGTTGTAAAGGTATCAAAATTCAAGAggatttgtgtgttttgtgggaGTAGTCAAGGCAAGAAGAGTAGCTATCAAGATGCTGCTATTCAGCTTGGCAAAGAATTG GTCTCAAGGAATATTGATTTGGTATATGGAGGAGGGAGCATAGGTCTAATGGGTTTGGTTTCACAAGCCGTTCATGATGGTGGTCGCCATGTTATTGG AGTCATTCCCAAGACACTCATGCCTAGAGAG TTAACTGGTGAAACAGTAGGAGAAGTGAAGGCTGTTGCAGATATGCATCAAAGGAAAGCAGAAATGGCTAAGCATTCTGATGCTTTTATTGCCTTACCAG GTGGTTATGGAACTCTTGAGGAGCTACTTGAAGTGATAACCTGGGCACAACTTGGCATCCACGATAAGCCG GTAGGATTGCTGAATGTGGATGGATATTACAATTCATTGTTGTCATTTATCGACAAAGCTGTCGAAGAAGGTTTCATCTGTCCAAATGCCCGCCACATCATTGTATCAGCACCAACACCAAAAGAGCTAGTCAAGAAATTGGAG GAATATGTCCCTTGCCATGAAAGAGTTGCGTCTAAGTTGAGCTGGGAGATGGAGCAGCTTGGCTACCCTCAAGCACAAGAAATGGCAAGATGA